AAAAACGGTTTTTAAACTCTCTTGCAACTAAATAAACCAGCAAATTCCAATTACGTTTGCAACTAAACCCGATTtaaaaatttctttttatttgatttccatttttttaaaatacaaTGATCCAAAGCCATTAAAGAAACTCAGGTACCTCGGGACATTGTTCACGGTCGTAGTCGACTTATTATGGACATCACTCCTAAAACCAAAAATGCTATTAATAGCCGAATCCATTCCAACCATTGCTCAAATAGAAAAGATAGAGAGCAGAGTGAACGGACAAGCTAAGCTAACGACATCTGATTATATGTACGTGGTAGTAATAAATGATAATATAATTCATCCTAACAAGTAGCAAGCAAGCTAACGATCATGGTTACCATCATCACCTTCACGGCTGTCGTCGACTCTGCCCCCAAGACGATGATCGAGGTATATCCGGTTATACTGCCCAAGAAGTGCAGCTTCATGatgtagggggtgtttggatacaccctcctaaactttacctgtcacatcggatgtttggatactaactaggagtattaaatatagtctaattacgaaactaattgcacagatggagtctaattcacgagacgaatctattaagcctaattagtccatgatttgagaatgtggtgctacagtaaccatttgctaataatggattaattaggcttaatagatttgtctcgcgaattagtttagggattctgcagttagttttataattaactcatatttagtcctcctaattagcgtccgaatatccgatgtaacCATCCACCCGCTTGGACCATGTCGAAGAGCTTGGTTGAGACGAAAGCAGTAATTGCCGggcccagctcgccgccggcaagttCAAGAGCGCCCCCTGCATCTCCAAGTGCGCCCAGGCCCTCGACGCCACCACGTCCATTATCTTTTTCTTACGAGGATGCTTGGGCCATCGTGCTTACGGCCCACACGCACCAAGCATCGGCCCGCCCTTGCTCTTCCTTTCCCAGGCTTCGTCCGTCGCAGTTGCTTGCAGCGACTCTCCACTTCCGAATCAGATCGAATCCGCCATgccccctccttcccctccaTCTCCAACCCAGCGATGACCCGCGCCCCTCCATGGCGCCCCGCGgccgcaccctcctcctcccgctcgccgccgccaccgtacTCGTCGCCTCCACCATCTTCGTCGTCGCCTGCGCCGGCGCGCGCTGGCGCCCCGCCGACACCGGCCTCCCCGTCCCGCCCCACGCCTTCTCCGCCGCGGCTGTCCCCGTGaccgccaccgcttcctccaACACCACCCCCGGCGCCCGCAAGGAACTCTCTTTCCTTGACGAGAACGGCCACCCTGACGACCCGGGCTCGTCCTCCGGctcggacgccggcgccgcgggatGCGACCCGCGCGGTGCTGCCGTCAGGGTCTTCATGTACGACATGCCGCCCGAGTTCCACTTCGGCCTCCTCGGCTGGTCCCCGCCCTCCCCCGACTCCGTCTGGCCGGAcctctccacgccgccgccgcgctaccCCGGGGGGCTCAACCAGCAGCACAGCGTCGAGTACTGGCTCACGCTCGACCTcctctcctcgtcctccgcTCCCTGCGGCCCCGCCGTGCGGGTCGCCGACTCCCGCGACGCCGACCTCGTCTTCGTCCCCTTCTTCGCCTCCCTCAGCTACAACCGCCACTCCAGGCCCGTGCCGCCAGAGAAGGTGGCCAGGGACAAGGCACTGCAGGAGAAGCTCGTCAGGTACCTCAGTGCGCGGCCGGAGTGGAAGAGGTACGGTGGCGCCGACCACGTCATCGTCGCGCACCACCCCAACAGCTTGCTGCACGCCCGGGGGCCGCTATCGCCGGCGGTCTTTGTGCTGTCAGACTTCGGGAGGTACCACCCCAGGGTGGCCAGCTTGGAGAAGGATGTCATTGCGCCATACAAGCACATGGCCAAGACGTTCGTCAATGACTCGGCTGGGTTTGATAACCGGCCGACATTGTTGTACTTCCGAGGAGCCATTTACAGGAAGGAGGTAATGGTGCTTGCTCTCTGCTAATCTGGCACAGTGCATAGCAACCTTATACACTACATTTCTACTTGGTGCCAGTCATAACATATTATCAATTTTTGGTGATTAATTTTGTTAGTTCTATTCTATGAGGTAATCATTATGAAGCTGTCAAGTAATTGAACATTTTACTACTATTAGTAGTTCAGTACTGTTGCAAAAGCTTGTCTTTTGTCCTAAAGACTCCTTTTTTCTCCTAGCAAAACTTGTCAAACATAAATCACATTAGGAACCAGCAAGCTGTACAGTGAGAATAGCATAATTTGGAACTGGCTGAAATTAGCTTATGACTACATGATGTAGGGGTCATGGCTCTGATTGTTAAAAGGGGGTATTCACATGTAGCTAGTTTATACCAGATAAATCTACAAAACTGTGATTCTTTTTCGTCAGAGTTTCATAATTATTCTGTTTCTTCAAagttcatgaatcatgatgtaATTTGTGAGTTCAAATATTGACGTGTTATGATAGCAGGAGTTATTACTATTACGAAGTGCCACAATTTTTGTCTAGTCTGTGCTGGTAGTAATTACTAGTAAAGTAAACTTATTATCTCACCATAAATCAAATGTCTCTTCTGAACAAAAATGGATATAGGTtccattgctttttttttcagaatcttAAATCTTCCATTAAATCATTAAGGTGGTTGGACTTATGCATACAGGCTCTTTCTTTATTAATCTGCACCTTATTTGAACTCTTGAACCTCTGGATGAAGTTTGTGTAATTTGATAATCTTTGGTGAGGTTTACACAAGGGCACAAGGCTCTCTTGATCTTCCATCTTTGTCGGCACGGCTCCTGGTTTATGTTTGTTTTCTCAAGCTATTAAAAGACTAAAAGATTTGCATTTGCCCCTGTTTCAATCCTTTGGTTTAAACAAATGATGTTAGTACAGGAATATACCAGCCACAGCCAGTTTGGTCTACATATGCCAAGTATGAAGTATCTATGGAAAAAAATTGTTTGTGCCACAAAAAGAATGTGAACCTATTCCGATTGCTGCTAGCTATTTGTGATTTCCTCATGGAATTTAAGAACTTTCATGGTACCAGTTTTCAGTGACCGTAGTTTAATGACAATTGGTGACTTTCATAAGCTAACGTGTTGCATCATCCATACCCAGGGAGGGAGCATTCGACAGGAGCTATATTACATGCTCAAAGACGAAAAGAATGTTTATTTTTCCTTTGGAAGTGTCCAGGACCATGGGGCCAGCAAAGCCAGCCAAGGAATGCACTCATCAAAATTTTGCCTAAACATTGCTGGGGACACCCCTTCTTCCAATCGTCTGTTTGATGCGATAGTGAGCCACTGTGTCCCTGTTATCATCAGTGATGACATTGAGCTACCTTACGAGGATGTATTGAATTATTCAAAGTTCTCCATCTTTGTCCGATCGTCAGATGCTGTTAAAAAGGGTTACCTGATGAGACTGATTAGTGGTGTAAGCAAGCAACAATGGACAAGGATGTGGAATAGGCTCAAAGAGGTGGATAAACATTTTGAGTATCAGTATCCATCCCAGAAGGATGATGCAGTCCAGATGATCTGGCAAGCACTGGCTAGAAGGGTTCCAGCAATTCAGCTGAAGGTGCATAGATCTAGTAGATTTTCAAGATCTGGCAgaggaaaataaatagaaaggggtGTTTCTGTCTTGTCTCTGTTGGGTAATCTAATTTATATCTAACCAACATCTCATTGACTCAGGTTCACAGGTTTTCTCAGTTGCTTAAAACAGATATATTGTAGTATTCAGGTTATCCTTAGAAAATACGTGTAACTTAGGATTTGTTAGTCCAGTTGAAGCATATACTGGCTGGTGAAAGGCTTGTTGTTTTTGTAAAGtgtattcaatgtaatcatgaaAGAGAGACATAGTTTTGCTGTTTCTGAACATTTGGGGATCAAACCTCATCCTTCTGTCATGTACTCATGGAGCGGATTTTATTCTCTCTAGCTTATTCAGTCACTATTGCCATGTTGCGGCTAGCATATGGTGGTGCTATAATTTCAATCTCTATTATGAAGAAATCCAGGATAGAGCTCTATTTGTTGAATTTCTCGGCGTTTATTTGTGAAGTTGCTGGTGAATACGAGGTTTCACACTTTCGCTTCTAAAAAATAACACTGTGAAACAGGGGTGTTAATAAGGTTCAGAAATTCTTGCAAACAAATAGATGGAATCACTATCAATGTGAGAAAGTAGCACCCTTGGTTAGACAATGAGATGTGTGATATCAGTTCACACTGCCAAAAAACCCCCCCTATAATTAGGTTCATAAGAACAAATTAGGTTGCAAGCAAGATATAGCTTACGAAGATGACCGTGCAATTCAACAGCGAGGACGATAGAAAACCGATTTGTCTGATGTCTACTCAATATGAACATTGGACTAAGAGGTGATATAAAGGCACATAATCGATCTCAAGCAATATCGCATAGCTTTAATTGATAAGAGGAACGCAAATGCTACTTGCAGAATGTTTCCAACATATAGAACCGAAGATATAGCTTAATTTCAGCGAGCATTTTGAATTTCCGATGACACAGTGACTAATTCCTGTGGATTGCCGCAATCTTCCAAACATCTACCAGTTGAATCATTTCACAAGTCCCAAGTAACAGGTTCAGCGTACATCCAAATATCAAGGGAGATGCTGAGATGCATGGCGTAGTCCCATACGGCGGCGGGGGACGGAGATCTTCAACCACGGTGGAGTGCAATGGTGTGTCCCATCTATCCCGCCGCTGCATTGGCGGAGCTCTACCACCTGGTTGCTGAATCCACGTGCCGCCGGAGCTGAAGCATGGATGAGAGCGGCGGAAAGGAAGTTGATGGCCACGAGGAGGTGCCAAGTGCCTAAGTGCGACCAGGAAATACAATTACGCCACCGTCGGTGGCGACGACggccaggagagggagggggaggaggattGCTGGCGGAGAAGAAGGATCAAGTTGAAAATTTATGGAGGttttatgtaaatatttgtatCGCGGGGAATAATCGCGATACAGATGAGGGGGTAATCTGTATAGTTGCTCGGCGGCCGTTGGCGCTCGCCGGCGGGAGATGTTCGTGGCGCCCCGCGGCCGCAACcttctgctcctgctgctcatCGTAGTCAGGGACTTTGTCGCCTCCATCAAATTTCTCTTCGCCGCCTCCTGCACGCGCTGTTAGCCCGCTGACACCAGTTCCCCCTTCCCCGCCGGCATCGACAAAGAGACGCCTTCCAATCCGCAGAGCATGGCCTCCAACGCCGGCCCCTCCTTGCTTGACAGCTAGTCGGGAAAGAACAGCCGCCCTGACGACGCTACCTCCTTCTCGGGCGCGCCGCCACCATCAGATATATCAGTGTGCTCAAGCCAGAGATGAGCATGAGACTGATCAGAAGAAAGAATGGACACTGATGTGGAAGAGGCTCAAAGAAGTGGCTACATGCTTCGGGAATCAATACCCAACCCTGAAGGATGATGCACTCAGgatgatcaagccagggattgGCTAGAAAGGAAACCCGCTGATCTGTCATAGGAAGATTACGAACATGAAAGGATTTCTCTGCATTATTGTCTCTATGCTAATCTAACACATGCTGCAAAAGACAGGTAGACTCTAATGAAGTAAACAGTGTAAAGTACGAGCTATGAACATTCAGGTTATCCGTTACTTGATAGCTTAGGATTTCGTTTGTCCCATTCAATTGGATACAGGCCAGGCAAAAGCATAGGTTTACTGTTACCGACCATTCTTCTGTAATGCTATTGATTTTAATTTGTCTGTCAGTTCAATCTTTCAACATTGtgacttttttcttcttctttaaaATTTCAAAGGATGTAGCTGTTGTACCTCAGCACTCAGCAACTAGAATTTCAAAGGATGTTTGCTTCTGCAAACCCCAGCTATCCCTTGTAAGCCAAGGACATTGAATGCACTTAGCATTATCATGGCAACAACAACTGTACAACATTCTTCTTCTAAGAGTATAAACAAGGAACTAGTTACGGATTTCAGTTTTATGATTTATTCTAAGCATAGAACATAAAGCTGGAAGAGCCCTTGTTCTTGATTTCGATCTCACTAGTTTTAACAATCATGGGAATCCTTGGGTTCGCATGTAAATGGTTAGCAACACAAGATCTTGGGTTGAGATTATGAACATACAATTTGTGGAATGCCTCACAAGTCACAATATATGAAGTCAGGATACGAAGGTTTTAGGAGTCTTGTTTTTATTTTGAGGAGCCAAACAGCTCAAAAAAAATGCTTACAACAATTTTATTTCGACAAGCAAGTTATTTATAGTACACAGAAAAAAGCTTCCTCATCATCCTTTACCTTCAAGCCAAGCACGGCTTCCTATTCCTAAAGGTGACCCTAATTGTAATTCGACAGGATGGAGGACAGGTATAATTGTTGCTGAATGAACACTGGACTAAGATGCGATTTACAATCTCCTCCTCCCAGACATAAAAGAAACATATAATTGAGCCAAGCAGTACTGCATCTTTGCATCCTTTTGGCTGATCAGAAGCCCAGTCCTAATATGAAACGAGAGAGAAATCAAAACTCAGGTTGCAGGATGCTTCCCAACATATAAAAAGTGACACATAAAATGGCTTCTAACAGATTCAGTCCAGTGACCATTTCAGAAGACGCAATCTTCCCATCATAAAGTAACTAATTTTACAGTTTAATATTGGTTGCCGCAAAACAACTACCAGTCGTATCATTTCACTAGCTAAAATTGCAGGCCATGTCCAAATGGACCAAACCAGTGCAAATTCTGTTAAAGCAAACCTACCTGATCAGCCAAATGGAATGCCAGAAGTGTGTAACATTTATCTCCGTTCACGGGGGAGCTGCATGTCGTAGTTCCAGAAAGGCCAGAAATAAAATGGTGGCGCGGCTGAACAGTGCGGTGGCCACCGCGGTGCCCCAGATCTCCGGCACGTGGTTTGTCAAGTCTGAACCAAAAGAGCAGCGCATGGCGTAGAGGCTGGAACCTtgtttccattatctaaaaaaagagCAGTGCATGGCGCAGGAACCTTACATTGTCGAGCTCCGTCAGCCTCCGCACCAACGCGCCCCGTCGCCATCGGAGGCGCAGAACTGCAGAAGGGGCGTAGGAGCGGAGCATGGATGGGAGCGGCGGAAAGGAAGAAGAGCACGTGGATATGTAGCCACGATGAGGAGGTGCTATGTGCGATCGGGAAATACTATTCCGTCGACACCGGCGCCGTCTTCTCGCTCGTCCCCGTGAGCGCCGCATCCAATGCCAAGGGAATGCCCCGATGACGCCTCATTCGTCTCGGCAGCTGGGAGATGCAACCGGCGTGCGGCCTCCTTCAGGGTGATTATGCCATGAAGATTTAGTCGATCAGAATGATTAGATGTGCAAGCACTATGCAAGAAACAATGGACGTGGATGCTTAAGAAGCCCAAAGAGGTGGATAAACACTTCAAGTTGTTATCGACCTCGAAAGGATGATACAGTCCAGATGACCAGGCAAGGATTGGCTAAAGAAGTAACGGTGAATAACTCAATAGATCTTCAATACCTGACACAGGAATAACATGAGGAAGGCTTTTATCTGTCTTGTCTTTTGGCTAGTCTAGTACATCATTCTACTGACACTAGCTTGCTTGTTTTGTAACATATTTTCAAGGTGATTGTAAAAGTGGAGCACAGTTTTGCTGTTACTGAACATTGTGAGAAGATCAAGGTAATATGTTGGGCTCTCATTCCAATCTCTCTTGTCACGAGGTATAGGATATATAAGGTCAACGAAATCATTTGcattttacttttctttttatgaATTTCAATGGATTCACCTGATGTCATTAGCAATTAAGTGAGAGGTGTGACTTGTGAGTGTATGTCTGCTTCCGAAACTCAAAGA
This genomic window from Setaria viridis chromosome 8, Setaria_viridis_v4.0, whole genome shotgun sequence contains:
- the LOC117834033 gene encoding probable arabinosyltransferase ARAD1, which encodes MAPRGRTLLLPLAAATVLVASTIFVVACAGARWRPADTGLPVPPHAFSAAAVPVTATASSNTTPGARKELSFLDENGHPDDPGSSSGSDAGAAGCDPRGAAVRVFMYDMPPEFHFGLLGWSPPSPDSVWPDLSTPPPRYPGGLNQQHSVEYWLTLDLLSSSSAPCGPAVRVADSRDADLVFVPFFASLSYNRHSRPVPPEKVARDKALQEKLVRYLSARPEWKRYGGADHVIVAHHPNSLLHARGPLSPAVFVLSDFGRYHPRVASLEKDVIAPYKHMAKTFVNDSAGFDNRPTLLYFRGAIYRKEGGSIRQELYYMLKDEKNVYFSFGSVQDHGASKASQGMHSSKFCLNIAGDTPSSNRLFDAIVSHCVPVIISDDIELPYEDVLNYSKFSIFVRSSDAVKKGYLMRLISGVSKQQWTRMWNRLKEVDKHFEYQYPSQKDDAVQMIWQALARRVPAIQLKVHRSSRFSRSGRGK